A stretch of Dietzia lutea DNA encodes these proteins:
- a CDS encoding acyl-CoA carboxylase subunit beta translates to MTILRSTLDTTSAEFGAAREAMEGKLDQLATDLEPALAGGGERKVARHRERGKFTARERIDMILDRESPFLELCALAAWGSDFQTGASVVAGIGVVSGVECLLIANDPTVKGGTSNPWTLRKILRLNDVAMKNRLPVISLVESGGADLPTQKEVFVPGGGLFRDLTRLSKAGIPTIAVVYGNSTAGGAYVPGMSDHVVMIEERSKVFLAGPPLVKAATGEIADEETLGGADMHARVSGLADHLAVDESDAARITRGIVRRLNWSKAGRAPRTDVIEPLYNADELLGIVPDDLKIPFDPREIIARIVDGSDFDEFKPLYGASLCTGWAEIHGYPIGIIANARGVLFSEEAQKATQFIELANRYDTPLLFMHNTTGYMVGSEYERGGIIKHGAMMINAVSNSEVPHLSLITAASYGAGHYGMCGRAFDPRFLYSWPSAKSAVMGGQQLADVVTSVAAAASAARGEEMDPETVEGLKAAIADQIEKESLPAFLSGMLYDDGVIDPRDTRTVLGLSLSAIHSGEVAGTDRFGVFRM, encoded by the coding sequence ATGACGATCCTGCGGTCCACACTGGACACCACGAGCGCCGAGTTCGGCGCAGCGAGAGAGGCCATGGAGGGCAAGCTGGACCAGCTCGCCACCGACCTCGAACCGGCGCTGGCCGGCGGCGGCGAGCGCAAGGTCGCCCGCCACCGCGAGCGCGGCAAGTTCACCGCGCGCGAGCGGATCGACATGATCCTCGACCGCGAGTCGCCCTTCCTCGAACTGTGCGCGCTCGCCGCGTGGGGCTCGGACTTCCAGACCGGCGCCTCCGTGGTCGCCGGCATCGGGGTCGTCTCCGGTGTCGAGTGCCTGCTCATCGCCAACGACCCCACGGTCAAGGGCGGCACCTCCAACCCCTGGACGCTGCGCAAGATCCTCCGACTCAACGACGTCGCCATGAAGAACCGGCTCCCGGTCATCAGCCTCGTCGAGTCCGGCGGCGCAGACCTGCCCACGCAGAAGGAGGTCTTCGTCCCGGGCGGTGGCCTCTTCCGCGACCTGACCCGCCTGTCCAAGGCCGGCATCCCCACCATCGCCGTCGTGTACGGCAACTCCACCGCCGGCGGCGCCTACGTGCCCGGCATGAGCGATCACGTCGTCATGATCGAGGAGCGGTCCAAGGTCTTCCTGGCCGGACCCCCACTGGTCAAGGCCGCGACCGGGGAGATCGCCGACGAGGAGACGCTCGGCGGCGCCGACATGCACGCGCGGGTCTCCGGGCTGGCCGACCACCTCGCCGTCGACGAGTCCGACGCCGCGCGCATCACCCGCGGCATCGTCCGCCGCCTCAACTGGTCCAAGGCCGGGCGCGCACCGCGCACCGACGTGATCGAGCCGCTGTATAACGCCGACGAGCTCCTGGGGATCGTGCCCGACGATCTCAAGATCCCCTTCGACCCGCGCGAGATCATCGCCCGCATCGTGGACGGCTCGGACTTCGACGAGTTCAAACCCCTCTACGGCGCGAGCCTGTGCACCGGGTGGGCCGAGATCCACGGCTACCCGATCGGCATCATCGCCAACGCCCGCGGCGTGCTCTTCAGCGAGGAGGCACAGAAGGCCACGCAGTTCATCGAACTGGCCAACCGCTACGACACCCCGCTGCTGTTCATGCACAACACCACCGGCTACATGGTCGGCTCGGAATACGAGCGCGGCGGCATCATCAAGCACGGCGCCATGATGATCAACGCGGTCTCCAACTCCGAGGTCCCGCACCTGTCGCTCATCACGGCCGCGTCCTACGGCGCCGGCCACTACGGGATGTGCGGCCGCGCCTTCGACCCGCGGTTCCTCTACTCCTGGCCCAGCGCCAAGTCCGCGGTCATGGGCGGCCAGCAGCTCGCCGACGTCGTCACGTCGGTGGCGGCCGCCGCGTCGGCCGCCCGTGGGGAGGAGATGGACCCCGAGACCGTCGAGGGGCTCAAGGCGGCCATCGCCGACCAGATCGAGAAGGAGTCGTTGCCGGCGTTCCTGTCCGGGATGCTCTACGACGACGGCGTCATCGACCCCCGCGACACCCGGACGGTGCTGGGCCTCAGCCTGTCCGCGATCCACTCCGGAGAGGTCGCCGGAACCGACCGCTTCGGCGTCTTCCGGATGTGA
- a CDS encoding acyclic terpene utilization AtuA family protein, which yields MTTSPRPLRIGNVSASRTDRSSATAEFLAAASLDVLALDMLSDEAMLDLAEQRATGGPGYERAALVQIGECLDRLGAGGAGENSAGGNRAGGVRIVTNAGALDPAGLVRDLRALAADKGVELAVAHLDPGEVTDRAAALGLGDVDVATVRHGAFGIARALAAGAVVVVTGRVSREALVAGAAAAHHGWTPSALDALAGSVAVGHVLSGGPGATGVVDSTTDVTRTTDPVTGGYPIAEIADDGCSVITRHPSAFGSVTVGTVTDQLLDGVAGARYAAPDVVLRLDSLRLAQEGTDRVRISGARGEQAPPVVAVVGMSRGGQGGADGRRPARVARPLPQDESGHTVVLPDGARVRVPVPRETAPIGPGDLPVPWSAGAVPGGEPVTATLGSVASVRRGVVGRGVNIAVWTWDDSAFAWLAGALTAERFRELIPELEGMDTRLYLLPNLRAVNLVARPPRGEVLRPGLGADLAAARLEIPGELLEVGP from the coding sequence CCGAGTTCCTCGCGGCGGCGTCCCTCGACGTCCTCGCGCTGGACATGCTCTCCGACGAGGCGATGCTCGACCTGGCCGAGCAGCGGGCGACGGGCGGCCCGGGTTACGAGCGCGCCGCCCTCGTGCAGATCGGCGAGTGTCTCGACCGCCTCGGCGCGGGCGGGGCCGGCGAGAACAGTGCCGGTGGGAACCGTGCCGGCGGGGTCCGGATCGTCACCAACGCGGGTGCGCTCGACCCGGCTGGCCTCGTCCGCGACCTGCGGGCCCTGGCCGCGGACAAGGGCGTGGAGCTCGCCGTGGCCCACCTCGATCCCGGTGAGGTGACGGACCGGGCGGCCGCACTCGGACTCGGTGACGTCGACGTGGCCACCGTCCGACACGGTGCGTTCGGGATCGCCCGCGCGCTGGCGGCCGGTGCCGTCGTCGTCGTCACCGGGCGCGTCAGTCGCGAGGCCCTCGTCGCCGGCGCCGCGGCGGCGCACCACGGCTGGACGCCGTCCGCCCTCGACGCCCTCGCCGGCTCCGTCGCGGTGGGGCACGTGCTCTCCGGCGGCCCCGGCGCGACGGGGGTCGTCGACTCCACCACCGACGTCACCCGCACCACCGACCCCGTCACCGGCGGGTACCCGATCGCCGAGATCGCCGACGACGGTTGCTCGGTGATCACGCGGCACCCCTCGGCGTTCGGCTCGGTCACCGTCGGCACCGTCACCGACCAGCTCCTCGACGGCGTCGCCGGCGCGAGGTACGCGGCGCCCGACGTCGTCCTGCGGCTCGACTCCCTCCGCCTGGCGCAGGAGGGCACGGACCGCGTCCGCATCAGCGGGGCCCGCGGCGAGCAGGCACCGCCGGTCGTGGCGGTGGTGGGCATGAGCCGGGGCGGCCAGGGCGGCGCGGACGGCCGGCGCCCCGCCCGGGTGGCCCGCCCGCTGCCGCAGGACGAGTCCGGGCACACGGTCGTGCTGCCCGACGGCGCGCGCGTCCGGGTCCCCGTGCCGCGTGAGACTGCGCCGATCGGCCCGGGGGACCTGCCCGTCCCGTGGTCGGCGGGCGCCGTCCCGGGCGGTGAGCCCGTCACCGCGACCCTGGGGTCGGTGGCCAGCGTCCGCCGCGGCGTCGTCGGGCGCGGGGTCAACATCGCGGTGTGGACGTGGGACGACTCGGCCTTCGCCTGGCTCGCGGGCGCGCTCACCGCGGAGCGCTTCCGCGAGCTCATCCCCGAGCTGGAGGGCATGGACACCAGGCTGTACCTGCTGCCCAACCTCCGCGCGGTCAACCTCGTGGCGCGCCCGCCGCGCGGAGAGGTGCTGCGGCCCGGGCTGGGTGCCGACCTCGCCGCGGCGCGGCTGGAGATCCCGGGTGAGCTGCTCGAGGTCGGACCCTAG
- a CDS encoding TIGR03084 family metal-binding protein → MTNPEISVTEDPHAALAALNARLDELVEAAGVDGWNTDTPAAGWDVGMQIAHLAWTDEVSVTAIRDADAFRSVVEKAEADPTGFVDVGAAEIAATGRDEVLARWRRARGELADALETADPGEKIPWFGPPMRPKSMTTARIMETWAHGVDVADALGVPVDSDPAFVGALPHVARLGWKTRAFAYMMNGLEAPASEVYVALTQADGAVVEFGPADAEQRVTGPILDFCLLVTQRVHREDTALEAVGADAEKWLRIAQAFAGLPGGGREKGERA, encoded by the coding sequence ATGACGAACCCCGAGATCTCCGTCACAGAGGATCCGCACGCGGCCCTCGCCGCGCTCAACGCCCGACTGGATGAGCTCGTCGAGGCCGCCGGCGTCGACGGCTGGAACACCGACACCCCGGCCGCGGGCTGGGACGTCGGCATGCAGATCGCCCACCTGGCCTGGACCGACGAGGTCTCGGTCACCGCCATCCGCGACGCGGACGCCTTCCGGTCGGTCGTCGAGAAGGCCGAGGCCGACCCGACCGGGTTCGTCGACGTCGGCGCCGCCGAGATCGCGGCCACCGGCCGCGACGAGGTCCTCGCGCGCTGGCGTCGGGCCCGCGGTGAGCTCGCCGACGCTCTCGAGACCGCGGACCCGGGGGAGAAGATCCCGTGGTTCGGGCCGCCGATGCGTCCCAAGTCGATGACCACCGCGCGGATCATGGAGACCTGGGCCCACGGGGTCGACGTGGCCGACGCGCTCGGCGTCCCGGTCGACTCCGACCCGGCGTTCGTGGGAGCCCTCCCGCACGTCGCCCGGCTGGGATGGAAGACCCGCGCCTTCGCGTACATGATGAACGGCCTCGAGGCCCCCGCCTCCGAGGTGTATGTCGCGCTCACGCAGGCCGACGGCGCCGTCGTCGAGTTCGGTCCCGCCGACGCCGAGCAGCGCGTCACCGGGCCGATCCTCGACTTCTGCCTGCTGGTCACCCAGCGCGTCCACCGCGAGGACACCGCCCTCGAGGCGGTCGGCGCCGACGCCGAGAAGTGGCTGCGCATCGCCCAGGCATTCGCCGGCCTCCCCGGCGGCGGCCGCGAGAAGGGAGAGCGGGCATGA
- a CDS encoding class I adenylate-forming enzyme family protein, with the protein MRLDPAGIDPTDHALARRCSVGDIPTRAAATFSHRTALTDETGSWTYLELESAANRFAHGLFEHGIRESEPVAILSPNCREFVATYFGTAKAGMVSLPVNLLSGLENIAHALTDSGTRIVVVHGSLVELVLGATAAIPGVETLVVVGGVPDGLEAAPDGPTLIGWDDLLADDDSNPDTVIADRQVVQCLYSSGTTSRPKGVLTSHLAVTVAALGNGAVFGLNWGAEPSVTVCPLPLFHTAGLNGVLLSAVTMGATVHLLPGFDPVGYADTVARVRATHLVGLPLMLEALADGTDRGLDLSSVRFLLYAMAPMSEEMRRRLEAALPDARMVLASGMSECTPATVMQWPELCPDKSDSWGYPTPIAENRIAEPGSDDLLPPGADGEIVYRGPTVMEGYWNNPQANAEAFVGGRLHSGDLGRIDAEGVVWFSDRVKDIVKSGGENVSSLHVERVLMDHPHVAEVACVGRPDPTWGELVVAVVVPTEGAPGEDELKASVREFGAERLPSSHRPRDVVVVDSIPRTATGKIRKVELRALA; encoded by the coding sequence GTGCGACTCGACCCCGCCGGCATCGACCCGACCGACCACGCCCTCGCCCGCCGCTGCTCCGTGGGGGACATCCCCACCCGTGCGGCCGCCACGTTCTCTCACCGCACCGCCCTCACCGACGAGACCGGTTCGTGGACGTATCTCGAGCTCGAGTCCGCCGCCAACCGTTTCGCGCACGGGCTGTTCGAGCACGGCATCCGCGAGTCCGAACCGGTCGCGATCCTCTCCCCGAACTGCAGGGAGTTCGTCGCCACCTACTTCGGGACCGCCAAGGCCGGGATGGTCTCGCTGCCCGTCAATCTGCTGTCCGGGCTCGAGAACATCGCACACGCCCTGACCGACTCGGGGACGCGCATCGTCGTCGTCCACGGCTCCCTCGTGGAGCTCGTCCTCGGAGCGACCGCCGCCATCCCCGGCGTCGAGACCCTCGTCGTCGTCGGCGGGGTCCCGGACGGACTCGAGGCCGCGCCCGACGGACCCACGCTTATCGGCTGGGACGACCTGCTGGCCGACGACGACTCCAACCCGGACACCGTGATCGCGGACCGCCAGGTCGTGCAGTGCCTCTACTCGTCCGGGACCACCTCCCGCCCCAAGGGTGTCCTCACGTCCCACCTCGCGGTGACCGTCGCCGCCCTGGGCAACGGCGCGGTGTTCGGCCTGAACTGGGGCGCGGAACCGTCGGTCACCGTGTGCCCCCTCCCCCTGTTCCACACCGCCGGCCTCAACGGCGTCCTGTTGTCCGCGGTGACCATGGGCGCGACGGTCCACCTGCTGCCGGGGTTCGACCCCGTCGGGTACGCCGACACCGTCGCCCGCGTCCGCGCCACGCACCTCGTGGGCCTGCCCCTCATGCTGGAGGCGCTCGCCGACGGCACCGACCGGGGACTCGACCTCTCCTCGGTCCGGTTCCTCCTCTACGCCATGGCCCCGATGTCGGAGGAGATGCGCCGACGCCTCGAGGCAGCGCTCCCCGACGCGCGGATGGTGCTGGCCTCGGGGATGAGCGAGTGCACGCCGGCCACCGTCATGCAGTGGCCCGAACTGTGCCCGGACAAGTCCGACTCGTGGGGCTACCCCACCCCGATCGCCGAGAACCGGATCGCCGAACCCGGCTCCGACGACCTCCTGCCGCCCGGCGCCGACGGCGAGATCGTCTACCGCGGCCCGACCGTCATGGAGGGCTACTGGAACAACCCGCAGGCCAACGCGGAGGCGTTCGTGGGCGGGCGCCTGCACTCGGGCGATCTGGGGCGCATCGACGCCGAGGGCGTGGTGTGGTTCTCCGACCGCGTCAAGGACATCGTCAAGTCCGGCGGCGAGAACGTCTCGTCGCTGCACGTCGAGCGCGTTCTCATGGACCACCCGCACGTCGCGGAGGTGGCCTGCGTCGGGCGCCCCGACCCGACGTGGGGCGAGCTGGTCGTGGCGGTGGTCGTGCCCACCGAGGGCGCCCCGGGCGAGGACGAGCTCAAGGCCTCGGTGCGGGAGTTCGGCGCCGAGCGGCTCCCCTCCTCGCACCGACCGCGCGACGTCGTGGTGGTGGACTCGATCCCCCGCACCGCGACCGGCAAGATCCGCAAGGTTGAGCTGCGCGCGCTCGCCTGA
- a CDS encoding acyl-CoA dehydrogenase family protein: MTIPRRTAPTVPRRTAPTVPRSTAPTVPPHVPGDPWYTDERLALRETTTRFAEREILPHQDEWEAAGAIPRDLHRAAGDLGLLGVSFPEEVGGGGGDMRDSLIVCEALHEAGVSGGVFASLFTCGIATPHLAQSGRPDQIDRWVRPTLAGEMIGSLAITEPGGGSDVGHLTTSARRDGDHYVVNGAKTYITSGTRADFVVTAVRTGGEGLPDASGVSLLVIPTDTPGFHRSAPLEKLGWRASDTAELTFTDCRVPVENLVGAENDGFAQIAIGFVGERIALAAQGYSHAQRCLDLTLAWVRERETFGRPLLSRQAVQNTVTEMARRVDVARTYTHRCADLAVAGHDAIAEVCFAKNTAVECAEWVANQAVQLFGGLGFMAESEVSRQYRDVRLLGIGGGTTEILTTLAGRRLGYTA; this comes from the coding sequence GTGACCATCCCACGCCGTACCGCCCCCACCGTCCCACGCCGTACCGCCCCCACCGTCCCACGCAGTACAGCCCCCACCGTCCCACCCCATGTACCCGGGGACCCCTGGTACACCGACGAACGTCTCGCCCTGCGCGAGACCACGACCCGCTTCGCCGAGCGCGAGATCCTGCCGCACCAGGACGAGTGGGAGGCCGCCGGAGCGATCCCCCGCGACCTGCACCGCGCGGCCGGGGATCTCGGCCTGCTCGGCGTGTCGTTCCCCGAGGAGGTCGGTGGCGGCGGGGGAGACATGCGCGACTCCCTCATCGTGTGCGAGGCCCTCCACGAGGCCGGCGTGTCCGGCGGGGTCTTCGCCTCCCTGTTCACCTGCGGCATCGCCACCCCCCACCTCGCCCAGTCCGGACGCCCCGACCAGATCGACCGGTGGGTCCGCCCCACGCTGGCCGGCGAGATGATCGGCTCCCTGGCCATCACCGAGCCCGGCGGGGGTTCGGACGTCGGGCACCTGACCACCAGTGCCCGGCGGGACGGCGACCACTACGTCGTGAACGGCGCCAAGACGTACATCACCTCAGGAACCCGCGCCGACTTCGTCGTCACCGCGGTCCGCACCGGCGGCGAGGGCCTACCCGATGCGTCCGGCGTCAGCCTCCTGGTGATCCCCACCGACACCCCGGGGTTCCATCGCTCGGCCCCGCTGGAGAAGCTGGGCTGGCGCGCCTCGGACACCGCGGAGCTGACCTTCACCGACTGCCGGGTGCCGGTCGAGAACCTCGTCGGCGCGGAGAACGACGGGTTCGCGCAGATCGCCATCGGCTTCGTGGGCGAGCGGATCGCGCTGGCCGCCCAGGGTTACTCGCACGCCCAGCGCTGCCTCGACCTCACCCTGGCCTGGGTCCGCGAGCGCGAGACCTTCGGGCGCCCGCTGCTGTCGCGCCAGGCCGTGCAGAACACGGTCACCGAGATGGCCCGTCGCGTCGACGTGGCCCGCACGTACACGCACCGCTGCGCCGACCTCGCCGTCGCCGGGCACGACGCCATCGCCGAGGTCTGCTTCGCCAAGAACACCGCCGTCGAGTGTGCCGAATGGGTCGCCAACCAGGCGGTGCAGCTCTTCGGAGGTCTCGGCTTCATGGCCGAGTCCGAGGTGAGCCGCCAGTACCGCGACGTCCGACTCCTCGGCATCGGCGGCGGCACCACCGAGATCCTGACCACCCTCGCCGGACGACGTTTGGGGTACACGGCATGA
- a CDS encoding acyclic terpene utilization AtuA family protein, with amino-acid sequence MTGSTTSAPLRVGPESTVPPLRVGNMSGFYGDRISAMREMLEGGELDVLTGDYLAELTMLILGRDRLKSAELGYAKTFLRQLEDCLGLALEKNVKIVANAGGLNPAGLAEAIRELGTRLGLSPVVAHVEGDDLMSRVSELDIPAVAGVPVTANAYLGAFGIARCLDAGADIVVTGRVTDASVIVGPAISHFGWGRDGLDALAGATAAGHVIECGTQATGGNYAFFNRGEIADPVTPGFPIAEISADGTSIITKHAGTGGAVTVGTVTSQLLYEVTGARYGGPDVVTRLDTAVVEQEGTDRVRISGVVGEPAPPATKVSVTCLGGFRNEVTFLLTGLDISDKAALVERQFRAGLEREPAQLDFRLHRTDHPDADTQAAATAMMTIVAWDPDSDVVGRAFSDAAVAMTLSSYPGATPSGPPGRGGPYGVYIPAYLPQTEVPHVAVLPDGTRVDIEPPARTGEMGDGHASDGLGADGAPLDAYVPPSGPVRRRPLGDVLGARSGDKGGTANIGLWAGDEQAYRWMLATLTVDELRRLLPEAADLPIERYELPRLHAVNFVIDGLLGKGVAHGYRWDPQAKGLAEWLRSRHVDIPDSITAPVPTTADAARAAAEENA; translated from the coding sequence ATGACCGGATCCACCACGTCGGCGCCGCTGCGCGTCGGCCCTGAGTCGACGGTGCCTCCGCTCCGCGTCGGTAACATGTCGGGGTTCTACGGCGACCGCATCTCCGCGATGCGCGAGATGCTCGAGGGCGGCGAGCTCGACGTCCTCACCGGCGACTACCTGGCCGAGCTGACCATGCTCATCCTGGGCCGGGACCGGCTGAAGAGCGCCGAGCTCGGCTACGCCAAGACGTTCCTCCGCCAGCTCGAGGACTGCCTCGGGCTCGCGCTCGAGAAGAACGTGAAGATCGTCGCCAACGCGGGCGGCCTCAACCCGGCCGGACTGGCCGAGGCGATCCGCGAGCTGGGTACGCGTCTCGGACTGTCGCCGGTCGTCGCGCACGTCGAGGGTGACGACCTCATGTCCAGGGTCTCCGAGCTCGACATCCCGGCCGTCGCCGGCGTCCCCGTCACCGCCAACGCCTACCTCGGTGCGTTCGGGATCGCGCGCTGCCTCGACGCGGGCGCGGACATCGTCGTCACCGGCCGCGTCACCGACGCCTCGGTCATCGTGGGGCCGGCCATCAGCCACTTCGGTTGGGGCCGCGACGGCCTCGACGCGCTCGCCGGTGCCACGGCGGCGGGCCACGTCATCGAGTGCGGCACCCAGGCCACCGGCGGCAACTACGCCTTCTTCAACCGCGGCGAGATCGCCGACCCGGTGACCCCCGGGTTCCCGATCGCGGAGATCTCCGCCGACGGCACCTCGATCATCACCAAGCACGCCGGCACGGGCGGCGCCGTGACCGTCGGCACCGTCACCTCGCAGCTGCTGTACGAGGTCACGGGGGCGCGCTACGGCGGCCCCGACGTCGTCACCCGCCTGGACACCGCCGTCGTGGAGCAGGAGGGCACCGACCGCGTCCGCATCTCCGGAGTCGTCGGCGAGCCCGCCCCGCCCGCCACCAAGGTGTCCGTCACGTGCCTCGGCGGGTTCCGCAACGAGGTCACCTTCCTGCTCACCGGCCTCGACATCTCCGACAAGGCCGCCCTGGTCGAGCGGCAGTTCCGCGCCGGCCTCGAACGGGAACCCGCCCAGCTCGACTTCCGTCTGCACCGGACCGATCACCCCGACGCCGACACCCAGGCCGCCGCGACCGCCATGATGACCATCGTCGCCTGGGATCCGGACTCCGACGTGGTGGGCCGGGCGTTCTCCGACGCCGCCGTCGCGATGACGCTCTCCAGCTACCCCGGGGCCACCCCGAGCGGGCCGCCCGGCCGCGGCGGACCGTACGGCGTCTACATCCCCGCCTACCTCCCGCAGACCGAGGTGCCGCACGTGGCCGTGCTGCCCGACGGCACCCGCGTCGACATCGAGCCGCCGGCGCGGACCGGGGAGATGGGCGACGGCCACGCCTCCGACGGACTCGGCGCCGACGGGGCCCCGCTCGACGCCTACGTCCCGCCCTCCGGCCCCGTCCGCCGTCGCCCTCTCGGCGACGTCCTCGGCGCCCGCTCGGGTGACAAGGGCGGCACGGCCAATATCGGACTGTGGGCCGGTGACGAGCAGGCCTACCGCTGGATGCTGGCCACGCTCACCGTCGACGAGCTCCGCCGCCTGCTGCCCGAGGCCGCCGACCTGCCGATCGAGCGCTACGAGTTGCCGCGCCTGCACGCGGTGAACTTCGTCATCGACGGTCTCCTCGGCAAGGGCGTCGCCCACGGCTACCGCTGGGACCCGCAGGCCAAGGGCCTGGCCGAGTGGCTGCGCTCCCGACACGTCGACATCCCCGACTCCATCACCGCCCCCGTGCCCACCACCGCCGATGCCGCCCGCGCGGCCGCCGAGGAGAACGCGTGA